From Rhododendron vialii isolate Sample 1 chromosome 10a, ASM3025357v1, the proteins below share one genomic window:
- the LOC131302644 gene encoding uncharacterized protein LOC131302644 isoform X2 has translation MDEIDDKVNRATSDLKSTNVRLKDTVTKEETLFSMTRGLPFKGNRYDTEACPLPNLSIMLRVYMYTYGAISQYVFNVHSIFHSIADQQALQEAPLQILEPKTPKKHGITNK, from the exons ATGGATGAAATAGATGACAAGGTTA ACAGGGCAACTTCAGACCTTAAAAGTACTAATGTGAGACTCAAGGATACGGTGACAAAG GAAGAAACTCTTTTCTCAATGACACGCGGTTTGCCTTTCAAAGGGAATCGATATGATACAGAAGCATGTCCACTCCCAAACTTATCAATCATGCTGAGAGTATACATGTACACTTATGGAGCAATTAGCCAATATGTGTTCAATGTGCACTCCATCTTCCACTCAATTGCTGATCAACAAGCACTTCAGGAAGCACCGCTCCAAATTCTAGAACCGAAGACCCCGAAGAAACATGGAATCACCAACAAATGA
- the LOC131302644 gene encoding uncharacterized protein LOC131302644 isoform X3 translates to MATGMLKAIEVFNPTRPYKNSNKEYNEETLFSMTRGLPFKGNRYDTEACPLPNLSIMLRVYMYTYGAISQYVFNVHSIFHSIADQQALQEAPLQILEPKTPKKHGITNK, encoded by the exons ATGGCTACAGGAATGCTAAAGGCAATTGAAGTCTTCAACCCTACAAGACCCTACAAAAATTCCAATAAGGAATACAAT GAAGAAACTCTTTTCTCAATGACACGCGGTTTGCCTTTCAAAGGGAATCGATATGATACAGAAGCATGTCCACTCCCAAACTTATCAATCATGCTGAGAGTATACATGTACACTTATGGAGCAATTAGCCAATATGTGTTCAATGTGCACTCCATCTTCCACTCAATTGCTGATCAACAAGCACTTCAGGAAGCACCGCTCCAAATTCTAGAACCGAAGACCCCGAAGAAACATGGAATCACCAACAAATGA
- the LOC131302644 gene encoding uncharacterized protein LOC131302644 isoform X1, which produces MDEIDDKVNRATSDLKSTNVRLKDTVTKVYCDVSAEEETLFSMTRGLPFKGNRYDTEACPLPNLSIMLRVYMYTYGAISQYVFNVHSIFHSIADQQALQEAPLQILEPKTPKKHGITNK; this is translated from the exons ATGGATGAAATAGATGACAAGGTTA ACAGGGCAACTTCAGACCTTAAAAGTACTAATGTGAGACTCAAGGATACGGTGACAAAGGTATATTGTGATGTTTCAGCCGAG GAAGAAACTCTTTTCTCAATGACACGCGGTTTGCCTTTCAAAGGGAATCGATATGATACAGAAGCATGTCCACTCCCAAACTTATCAATCATGCTGAGAGTATACATGTACACTTATGGAGCAATTAGCCAATATGTGTTCAATGTGCACTCCATCTTCCACTCAATTGCTGATCAACAAGCACTTCAGGAAGCACCGCTCCAAATTCTAGAACCGAAGACCCCGAAGAAACATGGAATCACCAACAAATGA
- the LOC131302644 gene encoding uncharacterized protein LOC131302644 isoform X4, protein MTRAPAIDKGVLLIVIFWQEETLFSMTRGLPFKGNRYDTEACPLPNLSIMLRVYMYTYGAISQYVFNVHSIFHSIADQQALQEAPLQILEPKTPKKHGITNK, encoded by the exons ATGACAAG AGCTCCGGCAATAGATAAGGGAGTTCTTCTCATAG TTATCTTTTGGCAGGAAGAAACTCTTTTCTCAATGACACGCGGTTTGCCTTTCAAAGGGAATCGATATGATACAGAAGCATGTCCACTCCCAAACTTATCAATCATGCTGAGAGTATACATGTACACTTATGGAGCAATTAGCCAATATGTGTTCAATGTGCACTCCATCTTCCACTCAATTGCTGATCAACAAGCACTTCAGGAAGCACCGCTCCAAATTCTAGAACCGAAGACCCCGAAGAAACATGGAATCACCAACAAATGA
- the LOC131302981 gene encoding protein MAIN-LIKE 2-like produces the protein MTVAPLDFATITGLRVGGDPIPYDSSLVLDDAALRWFLGRMPRHSGGMAAYGQFMEYWDHEPATDEEAAQMARAYLLYLFGASLFPNRHSRVHLCYLAGLVDLGQAGRFDWGGAALCTLYCLLGAASRGVGDTVGGYWQVFELWAYEVPGMFPLENTCTDSNLLPCGLAWGKAYRRAKERRGEVMTFRRWLDNLTGVVVRSTSLAFLLSNFSASRLMNESKI, from the exons atgacagtggcGCCACTCGACTTTGCGACGATCACAGGGCTCAGAGTTGGAGGAGACCCGATCCCTTACGACTCGAGTCTGGTGCTGGACGACGCGGCTCTGAGGTGGTTCCTCGGGCGAATGCCACGCCACAGCGGGGGGATGGCAGCTTACGGGCAGTTCAtggagtactgggaccacgaGCCTGCGACTGACGAGGAGGCGGCCCAGATGGCCCGAGCATACTTGctatacttgttcggggcttctCTGTTCCCGAACAGGCATAGCCGGGTGCACCTATGCTATCTAGCGGGCTTGGTCGACTTGGGACAGGCGGGacgcttcgactggggaggtgctgctctATGCACGCTCTACTGTCTCCTTGGAGCTGCTTCTCGCGGGGTTGGAGACACAGTTGGAGGGTACTGGCAGGTGTTTGAG ctttgggcttacgaggttcCCGGGATGTTCCCACTCGAGAATACTTGTACGGACTCGAACTTACTCCCATGCGGCTTAGCCTGGGGTAAGGCGTACCGGAGAGCAAAGGAGCGACGAGGAGAGGTGATGACTTTTCGGCGCTGGCTGGACAACCTGACAGGGGTTGTGGTACGATCGAcatctcttgcttttcttttatcaaatttttcggCGAGTAGGCTTATGAatgaatccaaaatttga